The Paenibacillus tianjinensis genome has a window encoding:
- a CDS encoding ATP-binding cassette domain-containing protein, translating into MSMSIRAEKLSFFYDTAVALQDINLEISQGTLTVLCGVTGSGKSTLLRVLAGLAAPAAGRVVYTAGSGGEPNVSIVFQQPETQLFAGNVHKEIEYGLEQHGVPKAQRTERIRSALSKVGLPYESFAERSPFLLSGGEKRRLCIAAAIVVRPRLLILDEPTAGLDPQAAQALLALVQELLEGGITLIIGTHDLDSFLPLADKAVVMSQGSVHYDGPAAPLAADHLLLRSAGLEPPAYSRIGHRLRRQGLLTEQPDSMDDLLTGISRLLPPAPVKAVSPQIPKGPQHAADPVNNNPPASIRTHSQTAPRRGSWQGLDPRVKWLGMVLGSLVVLGMNSLTPLLLTSALIAGLIGSAGIPWSRTARFFRPFLLMFLFLWLLSALSWASPDIRLGFLGFSSAGILRGGLNVLRFLLLIALGFLFTETTTGAPLREALEWAIAPLKKLGIRTRGWSLAVSVTLQFVPWILGKLSQLQLALKSRGRIQRGLARWTPRQIGLLIVPLLILVIGMGDELATAVESRGYDPKKARTPSYQLNWQPKDTLALACVMLVAALLWWISRIS; encoded by the coding sequence ATGAGCATGAGCATCCGGGCGGAGAAGCTCTCATTCTTCTACGATACTGCAGTCGCCCTCCAGGACATCAATCTGGAGATCAGCCAGGGAACACTGACCGTCCTCTGCGGTGTGACCGGAAGCGGCAAGTCCACTCTGCTGCGGGTGCTTGCGGGACTTGCCGCCCCTGCTGCGGGAAGGGTTGTTTATACTGCTGGCTCAGGGGGCGAGCCTAACGTATCCATCGTATTTCAACAGCCGGAGACCCAGCTGTTTGCAGGCAATGTGCATAAGGAAATTGAGTATGGTCTGGAGCAGCACGGAGTGCCGAAGGCGCAGCGGACGGAGCGGATCCGCAGCGCCTTGTCCAAGGTCGGTCTGCCCTACGAGAGCTTCGCCGAACGTTCTCCCTTCCTGCTCAGCGGCGGGGAGAAGCGGCGGCTGTGCATTGCCGCCGCTATCGTTGTACGGCCCCGGCTGCTGATTCTCGACGAGCCGACCGCGGGCCTTGATCCGCAGGCGGCACAGGCGCTGCTTGCGCTGGTGCAGGAACTGCTGGAGGGCGGCATCACCCTGATCATTGGAACCCATGATCTTGACAGCTTCCTGCCGCTGGCCGACAAAGCGGTCGTGATGTCCCAAGGGTCGGTTCATTATGACGGACCCGCCGCTCCGCTGGCGGCCGATCATCTGCTGCTCCGGTCAGCGGGGCTGGAACCGCCCGCATACTCACGCATCGGGCACAGACTCCGCCGCCAGGGACTGCTGACGGAGCAGCCGGACAGCATGGATGATCTGCTCACCGGTATAAGCCGGCTGCTGCCGCCTGCACCTGTAAAAGCCGTCAGTCCTCAGATACCTAAAGGACCGCAGCACGCAGCTGATCCTGTAAACAACAATCCGCCAGCTTCTATCAGGACTCATAGCCAAACAGCCCCGCGCCGGGGTTCCTGGCAGGGGCTTGACCCCCGCGTGAAATGGCTGGGGATGGTGCTGGGTTCACTGGTTGTACTGGGCATGAACAGCCTGACTCCGCTGCTGCTCACATCCGCCCTCATTGCCGGATTAATCGGCTCTGCGGGAATTCCCTGGAGCCGGACGGCAAGGTTCTTCCGCCCGTTCCTGCTGATGTTCCTGTTTCTCTGGCTGCTGTCTGCGCTAAGCTGGGCATCCCCGGATATCAGACTCGGGTTCTTAGGCTTCAGCTCGGCAGGAATCCTGCGCGGCGGGCTGAATGTGCTGCGCTTCCTGCTGCTGATTGCCCTTGGCTTCCTATTCACGGAGACGACCACCGGCGCGCCGCTGCGCGAAGCGCTGGAGTGGGCCATCGCCCCGCTGAAGAAGCTGGGTATCCGTACCCGGGGCTGGTCGCTGGCCGTATCCGTCACGCTGCAGTTCGTGCCCTGGATTCTCGGCAAGCTGAGCCAGCTGCAGCTGGCGCTGAAGTCGCGTGGGAGAATTCAGCGCGGCCTCGCGCGCTGGACTCCCCGGCAGATTGGCTTACTCATAGTGCCGCTCCTGATTCTTGTCATCGGCATGGGGGATGAGCTGGCTACAGCCGTTGAATCCCGCGGTTATGACCCGAAGAAAGCACGGACTCCATCATACCAGCTAAACTGGCAGCCTAAGGACACACTGGCGCTGGCCTGCGTTATGCTTGTAGCGGCTTTGCTGTGGTGGATCTCCCGGATCAGCTGA
- a CDS encoding nitroreductase family protein, which produces MDIIEKRKSVRTYETTPIGEEVHASIMDYLHQEENLLGPFGGKARMEWIWAKSGGEDGKGIKLGAYGIIQNPQAYLVGVVRNDQTALLEFGYIFHKLILYATGLGLGTCWIGGTFNRNSFARELELAPGEIILCITPLGYAREKQRLLDATMRYVVKADQKKPWRDLYFDSGFERQLAPESAGKLAAPLEMVRLGPSASNKQPWRIVLSADRRQAHFYLQHTPNYSGNKLGFEMQRIDLGIAACNFELACREMNIPGEWTVNDPQLGVIDGHTEYMLSYKLS; this is translated from the coding sequence ATGGATATCATCGAGAAGCGGAAATCAGTACGCACCTATGAGACGACACCGATTGGGGAAGAGGTCCACGCTTCTATTATGGACTATCTGCACCAGGAGGAGAATCTGCTCGGGCCCTTCGGGGGAAAGGCAAGGATGGAATGGATCTGGGCCAAAAGCGGCGGCGAAGACGGCAAGGGCATCAAACTCGGCGCATACGGGATTATTCAGAATCCGCAGGCCTATCTGGTTGGCGTGGTGCGCAACGACCAGACGGCACTGCTGGAGTTCGGGTATATTTTTCATAAGCTGATTCTTTATGCTACAGGCCTTGGCCTGGGCACCTGCTGGATTGGCGGAACCTTTAACCGCAATTCCTTTGCCCGTGAGCTTGAGCTTGCGCCCGGAGAGATCATTCTCTGCATCACACCGCTTGGCTATGCACGGGAGAAGCAGCGGTTGCTGGATGCTACCATGCGTTATGTCGTCAAAGCGGACCAGAAAAAGCCGTGGCGCGATTTGTATTTCGACTCGGGATTTGAAAGACAGCTGGCTCCGGAGTCGGCCGGCAAGCTGGCCGCTCCGCTGGAGATGGTCCGGCTGGGCCCTTCGGCTTCCAACAAGCAGCCCTGGCGGATCGTGCTGTCCGCTGACCGGCGGCAGGCACATTTCTATCTGCAGCATACGCCAAATTACAGCGGGAACAAGCTGGGCTTTGAAATGCAGCGGATCGATCTCGGCATTGCCGCCTGCAATTTCGAGCTGGCCTGCCGGGAGATGAACATTCCCGGGGAATGGACTGTAAACGATCCGCAGCTCGGCGTAATCGACGGGCATACGGAGTACATGCTGAGCTATAAGCTCAGCTGA
- the mprF gene encoding bifunctional lysylphosphatidylglycerol flippase/synthetase MprF, translated as MHSIKQTLERFRIVRLLLSIYRIRAVRMLFPVAIIALVYWEGQHELKQVHLGLTIRELRHVPASAVMEMMGVALLSVAVMSAYDYLIRKHFRFRTGAWSTFRYAWIANTFNNLIGFAGLAGIGLRSLLYKKSGVPAAALAPALVFLSPLMITGLSLLSWGNLTGLLPAHGLMREHTWLIFAVWGMALYLPFFVIIQRSSLFAKWINRGQGRTPWFTVAASVGASFLEWLFAGITFWTIGSHLLGGVAFVTLFSIYLVAAVAGILSMAPGGIGAFDLIALLGLTQLGHTSDQAMAVLVIYRLFYYVVPWLIGLVLAALEIGLPGRKNTDQSGEVPEPSLNIWQKIWGWPGQYTFLSDLGFWALGKLVLASGLILLLSAATPGLLYRLQMTEELLSLPVMQISHHLSVLIGFLLILLSRGISLRVRRAYLWTSVLLFGGAVFAFTKGFDYEEAGFLLLVALILWISRSRFYRISVPVNKQSVLWWLLLTSLIALGYYLLGSYAHRGFMKHLPPGIRPEWLQQHSNVAVAAAGSLAVSWLVVTMLAVLRPQRKAEEIFADKDMERVEQFLAGTKGNALTHMLFLGDKSFYWAQKGKVLFAFARTRDKLVVLGDPLGPRALMNEAISEFRRAVDLYGLSVVFYQATPEFLPVYHEQGYHFFKLGEEARVPLAGFTLSGKKNSDLRSVCNRFEREGYTFEISEAPHSGTLLQELQAVSEEWLDGRTEKGYSLGWFKASYMQLAPVALLRGAEGRIAAFASIAPCYDGGTTVSIDLMRHRKDTPNGTMDYLFVHLLEWAKSQGNAWFNLGNAPLSSVGQNSGALREEKVARLVFIRGGHWYGFAGLRRYKEKFNPQWEPRYLAYPASLILPILTIDLVRLVSRHPQEKE; from the coding sequence ATGCATTCAATTAAACAGACATTGGAACGTTTCCGGATTGTACGGCTGCTGTTGTCCATCTACCGGATAAGGGCGGTAAGAATGCTCTTTCCGGTGGCAATTATAGCCTTGGTATATTGGGAAGGGCAGCACGAGCTGAAACAGGTGCACCTGGGGCTCACGATAAGAGAACTCCGGCATGTGCCGGCTTCTGCCGTTATGGAGATGATGGGGGTTGCGCTGCTCTCGGTGGCAGTTATGAGCGCCTATGATTATTTGATCCGGAAGCACTTCCGCTTCAGGACCGGAGCCTGGAGCACCTTCCGCTACGCCTGGATTGCCAATACCTTTAATAATCTGATCGGGTTTGCCGGACTTGCCGGGATAGGCCTGCGCTCGCTGCTCTATAAGAAAAGCGGTGTCCCCGCTGCGGCCTTAGCTCCTGCGCTCGTATTTCTATCCCCCTTGATGATTACCGGCCTGTCGCTGCTGTCCTGGGGCAATCTGACCGGCCTGCTTCCTGCCCACGGGCTGATGCGTGAGCATACATGGCTGATCTTCGCGGTCTGGGGCATGGCGCTCTATTTACCGTTTTTTGTGATTATCCAGCGTTCCTCGCTGTTTGCCAAATGGATTAACCGGGGACAGGGCAGAACCCCCTGGTTCACAGTAGCGGCTTCAGTAGGAGCCTCTTTTCTGGAATGGCTATTTGCCGGAATCACGTTCTGGACTATCGGCAGTCACCTGCTTGGCGGCGTGGCGTTCGTTACGCTGTTCAGCATTTATCTGGTTGCTGCGGTGGCGGGGATTCTGAGCATGGCCCCCGGCGGCATCGGCGCATTCGATCTCATTGCGCTGCTCGGCCTCACACAGCTCGGACATACCAGTGATCAGGCTATGGCTGTGCTGGTGATCTACCGGCTGTTTTATTATGTAGTGCCCTGGCTGATCGGCCTTGTACTGGCTGCCCTGGAAATCGGACTGCCGGGAAGAAAAAACACGGACCAGAGCGGGGAAGTGCCCGAACCCTCGCTCAATATCTGGCAGAAAATCTGGGGCTGGCCCGGACAGTATACTTTTCTGAGCGATCTCGGGTTCTGGGCGCTCGGTAAGCTCGTTCTGGCGAGCGGGCTCATTCTGCTGTTGTCTGCGGCAACCCCTGGGCTGCTATACCGGCTGCAGATGACGGAGGAGCTGCTGTCCCTGCCGGTCATGCAGATTTCGCATCATTTATCGGTGCTGATCGGATTTCTGCTGATTCTGCTGTCCAGAGGCATCTCCTTGCGGGTCAGAAGAGCTTATCTCTGGACCAGCGTACTTTTGTTCGGAGGAGCCGTATTTGCATTCACCAAGGGATTTGATTATGAGGAAGCGGGTTTTCTGCTGCTGGTTGCCCTGATTCTGTGGATCTCCAGATCAAGGTTCTACCGGATCAGCGTACCAGTCAACAAGCAGAGTGTACTGTGGTGGCTGCTGCTGACCTCACTTATCGCGCTTGGTTATTACCTGCTGGGCAGCTACGCGCATCGCGGATTTATGAAGCATCTGCCGCCCGGCATCCGGCCGGAGTGGCTGCAGCAGCACAGCAATGTTGCGGTGGCAGCGGCCGGTAGCCTGGCGGTGTCCTGGCTCGTCGTGACGATGCTGGCGGTCCTCCGTCCGCAGCGGAAGGCGGAGGAGATCTTTGCGGATAAAGATATGGAGCGGGTGGAGCAGTTTCTTGCCGGAACGAAGGGGAATGCCTTGACACATATGCTGTTTCTGGGGGACAAGAGCTTTTACTGGGCACAGAAGGGAAAAGTGCTGTTCGCCTTCGCCAGAACCAGGGACAAGCTTGTCGTACTGGGCGATCCGCTTGGCCCCAGAGCGCTGATGAACGAGGCCATCAGCGAATTCCGGCGGGCGGTGGATTTATATGGGCTATCTGTTGTATTTTACCAGGCGACACCTGAGTTTCTGCCGGTCTATCATGAGCAGGGCTATCATTTCTTCAAGCTGGGTGAAGAAGCCAGAGTGCCGCTCGCAGGTTTTACACTCAGCGGCAAAAAAAATTCTGACCTGCGCAGTGTCTGCAACCGGTTCGAACGCGAAGGTTATACCTTTGAGATTTCGGAAGCCCCGCATTCCGGGACGTTGCTGCAGGAACTCCAGGCTGTATCGGAGGAGTGGCTGGACGGACGCACTGAAAAGGGTTATTCCCTGGGCTGGTTCAAAGCATCCTATATGCAGCTCGCACCTGTAGCGCTGCTGCGCGGGGCGGAAGGCAGAATTGCCGCCTTTGCCTCTATTGCACCTTGCTATGACGGCGGAACAACCGTTTCGATTGATTTAATGCGCCACCGGAAGGATACTCCGAACGGCACTATGGACTACCTGTTTGTCCATCTGCTGGAATGGGCGAAGTCGCAAGGCAATGCGTGGTTTAATCTCGGGAATGCTCCGCTGTCCAGTGTAGGGCAGAATTCCGGCGCATTGCGGGAGGAGAAGGTAGCCCGGCTTGTCTTTATACGGGGAGGACACTGGTACGGGTTCGCCGGCCTGCGCCGTTATAAGGAGAAATTCAATCCGCAGTGGGAGCCCAGATATCTGGCTTATCCTGCCTCCCTGATTCTGCCGATACTGACTATAGATCTGGTCCGGCTGGTTTCCCGTCATCCGCAGGAGAAGGAATAG